The Catellatospora citrea DNA segment CCGTCGGTGTCATCGGCATCATCTGGAACATCATCTACGGCATCCGCTACTCCAGCGGCGGGATGAAGTTCAACTGAACTAGTCGGGATAGGGGAAACCCATGACGAACGACCCGCTGCCGCCGTACGAGCCGCCGCCGGTGACCCCGCCACCAGCGCCGCCGCCGCTCAACCCGCCGCCGCCACCACCGCCACCGGGCCCGCCGCCCTACGGCTTGCCGCCGGCCTCGGGCGGCGGCAAGGACCTGGCGATGATCTACGGAATCATCGGCATCGTCGTCGCCGTGTTCTGCTGCGCGCCGCTGGGCATCCTGTTCGGCTGGCTGTCCATGAAGGAGGCCCGGGAACGGGGCGCGGACCAGACGCTGGGCAAGGTCGCCTTCTGGCTGGGCATCGCGTTCACCGCCCTGGCCGTGATCGGTGTGATCCTGGCCTGCGTCGCCGGCGCGTTCAGCGGCAACATGTACAACCACCGCGGCGGCTACTGACCGAGACGAACGGTGGGCGTCCTCCCGACCCGGGAGGACGCCCACCGTCTTACGTGCGTACGGCCTCAGCGGCCGGACATGACCTCGCGCATCAGGCGAGCGGTCTCCGACGGCGTCTTGCCGACCTTGACCCCGGCCGCCTCCAGCGCCGCCTTCTTGGCGTCGGCGGTGCCGGACGAGCCCGAGATGATCGCGCCCGCGTGGCCCATGGTCTTGCCGGGAGGGGCGGTGAAGCCGGCGATGTAGCCGACGACGGGCTTGGTCACGTGCGCCTTGATGAACTCGGCCGCGCGCTCCTCGGCGTCGCCGCCGATCTCACCGATCATGACGATGGCCTCGGTCTCCGGGTCGTCCTGGAAGGCCGCGAGCGCGTCGATGTGGGTGGTGCCGATGATCGGGTCGCCACCGATGCCCACGGCGGTCGAGAAGCCGATGTCCCGCAGCTCGTACATGAGCTGGTAGGTCAGCGTGCCGGACTTCGACACCAGGCCGATGCGGCCGGAGCCGGCGATGTCGGCCGGGATGATGCCCGCGTTGCTGGCGCCCGGGGACGCGACGCCGGGGCAGTTCGGGCCGATGATCCGGGTCTTGTTGCCCGTCTCGACGGCGTGCGCCCAGAAGGCGGCGGTGTCGTGCACCGGCACGCCCTCGGTGATCACGACGGCCAGGCCGATGCCCGCGTCGATCGCCTCGACGACGGCGTCCTTGGTGAACGCCGGCGGCACGAAGATGACGGTGACGTCCGCGCCGGTCTCCTTCATCGCGTCGGCCACCGAGCCGAACACGGGCACCGCGGTGCCGTCGAAGTCGACCGAGGTGCCCGCCTTGCGCGGGTTGACGCCGCCCACGATCTGGGTGCCCGCGGCCAGCATGCGGCGGGTGTGCTTGGAGCCCTCGGAGCCGG contains these protein-coding regions:
- the sucD gene encoding succinate--CoA ligase subunit alpha, with translation MAIWLTKDSKVIVQGMTGSEGSKHTRRMLAAGTQIVGGVNPRKAGTSVDFDGTAVPVFGSVADAMKETGADVTVIFVPPAFTKDAVVEAIDAGIGLAVVITEGVPVHDTAAFWAHAVETGNKTRIIGPNCPGVASPGASNAGIIPADIAGSGRIGLVSKSGTLTYQLMYELRDIGFSTAVGIGGDPIIGTTHIDALAAFQDDPETEAIVMIGEIGGDAEERAAEFIKAHVTKPVVGYIAGFTAPPGKTMGHAGAIISGSSGTADAKKAALEAAGVKVGKTPSETARLMREVMSGR